In Halobacterium noricense, the genomic stretch CCTTGAACCTCGTGCTTCTCGGGGCCGCTCGCCGGGCAGTGTTCAGATAAGCAGACGAAAGTAGCGGAGACGACGTTGCCTTTTGAAAGCCCTCGGCAGTCTCGACTCCCGCGGCTCGCTGCGCGCGTTCGCTCCCGCTGGTCGCTCACGTGCTTACTTCGCCGGGGTTCGTCGAGACCACCTCGCCCTTTCAATCCGCCGGAAATCTCCGATTTCCGAGGCCTCGGGAGAGCGTTGCTCTCCCGGCGACCACCAGGGAATCGGCTGATTCGACGGCTGAAGCTGCAGTCAGACCAATCCTTATCTGAACACCACCGCTCGCCGGCGGACGACCGCGACAGCTTTTACCGCGCGAGGCCGTACCACCGATACGATGAACGTCGCCGAGCGGATCGCGGCCTACCGGGAAGTCGTCGAGGAGTGGCTGCGCGGCCTCTACCACGGCATGATTTCCCACCCGGCGTACGAGAAAATCGAGAAGGAAGCCGAGGACATCGAGGACGCGTTCCTGCTGGCCTGTTTCCCGGACGCCTTCGGCATTCCCTCGCCGGTCTCGTACTACACTGCCGAGATTCTACCGTACATCGAGGACGAGTTCGAGGCGTGGGAGCGACGCCTCTGGGACCGCCAGACGATGCTCGAACGCAAGGGCCAACAGTACCACTTCTGATGACCGCGACACCACCACGCCGACCGCTCGCACAGCGACCGACCGACAGCCCGACCCCGGAGGGGACACGGTGAAGCCGTTCGTCTTCTTCGGCGGGAAGGGCGGCGTCGGCAAGACGACCGTCTCGTGTGCGTACGCGCAGAAGTGCGCGGACGCGGGCGTCGAAACCCTCGTCGTCTCCACGGACCCCGCCCACTCCGTCTCGGACGTCTTCGACCAGCAGTTCGGTGACGCCCCCGAATCGGTCGAGGGCATCGATGGGCTCTCCGCGCTCGAAATCGACCCCGACGAGGAGGTCACCGCGCACCTCGACGACATCCGCAACCGGCTCTCCGACCAGGTGTCGGCGTCGATGGTCAACGAAATCAACAAACAACTGGAGATGGCCCACCAGACGCCGGGTGCGTACGAGTCCGCGCTGTTCGACCGCTTCGTCGAGGTGATGCGGAACAGCGACCCCTACGACCGCGTCGTCTTCGACACCGCGCCCACCGGGTCGACGCTGCGGCTGCTCGGCCTCCCCGAGTTCCTCGAATCGTGGGTCGAGCGCCTGATGCACAAGCGCCGGCAGAGCATCGACCTCTTCGAGAAGGCCGCGGTCGGCAACAACGAGCCGCGGCGCGTGATGGACGGCGATCCCGTGCTGGCGCGCCTCCAGGAGCGCAAGGAGTTCTTCGAGTTCGCGGGCGGCGCGCTCCGCGAGGACGCCGCGTTCTTCCTCGTGTTGAACCCCGACCAGCTCTCCGTGAACGAGACCGAGCGCGCCATCGCGGACATGGACGACGAGGGGCTCGCGGTCCGGGGCCTCGTCGCGAACAAGCTCACGCCGTCGCCGGACGACGACGAGAACGGCCGCGGCGCCCGCTACCTCCAGGACCGCGTCGAGACCGAGCGCGAGCGCCTCGCCCACGTCCGGGAGTCGCTCTCCCCGCCGCTG encodes the following:
- a CDS encoding ArsA family ATPase → MKPFVFFGGKGGVGKTTVSCAYAQKCADAGVETLVVSTDPAHSVSDVFDQQFGDAPESVEGIDGLSALEIDPDEEVTAHLDDIRNRLSDQVSASMVNEINKQLEMAHQTPGAYESALFDRFVEVMRNSDPYDRVVFDTAPTGSTLRLLGLPEFLESWVERLMHKRRQSIDLFEKAAVGNNEPRRVMDGDPVLARLQERKEFFEFAGGALREDAAFFLVLNPDQLSVNETERAIADMDDEGLAVRGLVANKLTPSPDDDENGRGARYLQDRVETERERLAHVRESLSPPLLAEIQSRTREVKGDLLTEVADELDVEVAVEEPAFV